The Qipengyuania aurantiaca genome contains the following window.
TGCGCACGGATCGGACGACAACCACGTGACCGTGTTTTTCCGCCGGATGCTTACAGGCTTCGCCGCCATCGTAGTGGTCTTCGGCGGAATCGAATTTGCGCGGGCGGATTTCACCTGGTCGAAACTCAGGCACGAGCACATGGACACCATCGCAGGATGGATACTTGGCTTTGGTGTGCTGTTTGGCTGGGCTTATGCCATGCACGCGCGCAAATACGATTGAGGGAAGCAGGATGATCATCGCCGTCGACGGACCGACCGCATCGGGCAAGGGCACGATTGCCAAGGCGCTGGCCGCGCATTTCGGCCTGCCGCATCTTGATACGGGCCTGCTCTATCGCGCGGTGGGGCGACAGGTTTTCCTCGACGGTGGCGATCCGGACGACGGCGGAGACGCGCTGGCGGCAACCAGCTTTCCCGATAGTCTGCTGGATGATCCTCACCTGCGGAACGAGGAAACGGGCGGTTTGGCAAGCCGCGTCTCCGTCCACCCCGCCGTGCGTCAAGCCCTGTTCGATCGTCAGCGCAGCTTTGCAACGCAGCCCGGCGGTGCCGTACTCGACGGGCGCGACATCGGCACGGTGATCGCGCCCGAAGCCGAGGCCAAGCTCTTCATCACCGCCAGCGTCGAGGCGCGGGCCCAGCGTCGTTTCCTCGAAATGCAGGACCGCGGTGTCGAAGTGACGCTGGAAGCCATCCAGGACGATCTGCGCGCCCGCGACGAGCGCGACCGAAACCGCGATGTAGCCCCGCTGGCCCCCGCGGCCGATGCCATGGTGATCGACACCAGCGCGCTCGGCAAGGAAGAGGCGATTGCCGCCGCGATCGACGCGGTCCGGCAGGTCG
Protein-coding sequences here:
- a CDS encoding (d)CMP kinase, with the protein product MIIAVDGPTASGKGTIAKALAAHFGLPHLDTGLLYRAVGRQVFLDGGDPDDGGDALAATSFPDSLLDDPHLRNEETGGLASRVSVHPAVRQALFDRQRSFATQPGGAVLDGRDIGTVIAPEAEAKLFITASVEARAQRRFLEMQDRGVEVTLEAIQDDLRARDERDRNRDVAPLAPAADAMVIDTSALGKEEAIAAAIDAVRQVVQE